The Urbifossiella limnaea genome has a window encoding:
- a CDS encoding MlaE family ABC transporter permease, whose protein sequence is MTVETPPAPPKPPDADVLPIGGPIATALVGLGDWTLFSTRAISGMFRRSFSGREWLRVAVDIGLNSLSVVIITGLFIGMVLAVQTYNQFHTVGLETSLGAVIHLSVVRELGPVLSSVMLAGRVGGAMAAELATMRVSEQLDALACLGVDPVKHLVAPRFLASLLMIPMLTVFADVAGLVGCTIICLHVYGIDTHHYWEHSRNYVGVWDVFVGVAKAFVLGGVMALIACHRGFHSKPGAAGVGRAATQAFVFSFVSIIVLDFVLSMFANSVHDMIWPDAKSKVI, encoded by the coding sequence ATGACCGTCGAGACGCCGCCCGCCCCGCCGAAGCCGCCCGACGCGGACGTGCTCCCGATCGGCGGCCCGATCGCTACCGCGCTCGTCGGCCTCGGCGACTGGACGCTCTTCTCGACCCGCGCCATCTCGGGCATGTTCCGCCGCTCGTTCAGCGGCCGCGAGTGGCTCCGCGTCGCCGTCGACATCGGCCTGAACAGCCTGTCCGTGGTCATCATCACCGGGCTGTTCATCGGCATGGTGCTGGCGGTGCAGACCTACAACCAGTTCCACACCGTCGGCCTCGAAACGTCGCTCGGGGCGGTGATTCACCTGTCCGTGGTGCGCGAACTGGGCCCGGTGCTGTCGTCGGTGATGCTGGCCGGCCGCGTCGGCGGGGCGATGGCCGCGGAGCTGGCGACGATGCGCGTCAGCGAGCAGCTCGACGCCCTGGCGTGTCTCGGCGTCGACCCGGTGAAGCACCTCGTGGCCCCGCGGTTCCTCGCCTCGCTGCTGATGATCCCGATGCTGACCGTGTTCGCCGACGTGGCCGGCCTGGTGGGTTGCACCATCATCTGCCTCCACGTCTACGGCATCGACACGCATCACTACTGGGAGCACTCGCGGAACTACGTCGGCGTGTGGGACGTGTTCGTCGGCGTGGCCAAGGCGTTCGTGCTGGGCGGCGTGATGGCGCTGATCGCCTGCCACCGCGGCTTCCACAGCAAGCCCGGGGCGGCGGGCGTCGGCCGGGCCGCGACGCAGGCGTTCGTGTTCTCCTTCGTGTCGATCATCGTGCTGGACTTCGTGCTGTCGATGTTTGCCAACAGCGTCCACGACATGATCTGGCCCGACGCCAAGTCGAAGGTGATATGA
- the aat gene encoding leucyl/phenylalanyl-tRNA--protein transferase: MTPDRPNRRGRAPDVPWLDPANGPRDWPLGYGGSLTPDLLRKAYAAGVFPWYNPGEPVLWWSPDPRAVIELDGLHVSRRLARTIRSGKFRTTVNQAFRDVMLGCGEYRAEGTWVHEEMVTVYTALHVAGDAHSVEVWAPTDSGAWELAGGIYGVAVGGLFAGESMFHRRTDASKVALATLVERLKARGFVLFDVQMTTDHTERMGATNISRAEYLARLRDAVALTHVRFADSASAPSSIAPDRGEQP, encoded by the coding sequence GTGACGCCCGACCGGCCGAACCGTCGCGGCCGCGCGCCGGACGTGCCGTGGCTCGACCCCGCGAACGGCCCCCGCGACTGGCCGCTCGGGTACGGCGGGTCGTTGACGCCGGATCTGCTGCGGAAGGCCTACGCGGCCGGCGTCTTCCCGTGGTACAACCCCGGCGAGCCGGTGCTGTGGTGGTCGCCGGACCCGCGCGCCGTCATCGAACTGGACGGCCTCCACGTCAGCCGGCGGTTGGCACGCACGATTCGCTCGGGGAAGTTCCGCACCACGGTCAACCAGGCCTTCCGCGACGTGATGCTCGGCTGCGGCGAGTACCGCGCCGAGGGGACCTGGGTCCACGAAGAGATGGTGACGGTGTACACGGCGCTGCACGTCGCAGGGGACGCGCACAGCGTCGAGGTGTGGGCGCCGACCGACTCGGGGGCGTGGGAACTGGCCGGCGGCATCTACGGCGTCGCGGTCGGCGGGCTGTTCGCCGGGGAGTCGATGTTCCACCGCCGCACCGACGCCTCGAAGGTGGCGCTGGCCACGCTCGTCGAGCGGCTGAAGGCGCGTGGGTTCGTTCTGTTCGACGTGCAGATGACGACCGACCACACGGAGCGGATGGGGGCGACGAACATTTCCCGGGCCGAGTACCTTGCCCGACTGCGCGACGCGGTGGCCCTGACGCACGTCCGGTTCGCCGATTCTGCGTCGGCGCCGTCTTCGATCGCACCCGATCGCGGCGAACAGCCGTGA
- a CDS encoding sugar phosphate isomerase/epimerase family protein: protein MYPTRRAFLATGLTPAVSLADEPPPAATNLGLLLYSYGIRARAEGAGFTDPASFITLARERGASAVQVPLGRRTEAAAALIRRAAEAAGVAVEGIVSPPPDTGAGRDQFAAELGTARACGAEVVRTVLMAGRRYELFSRADEYAAFARTAKATLERAEPVARSAGVKLAVENHKDFRTDELLDLLRGLASPWVGVCVDTGNNLALLEDPAATVAALAPLAFTVHLKDMGLEEYADGFRLAEVPLGQGVLDLPAVVAALRKGNPRVRFQLEMITRDPLLVPCLTDRYWATLGRVPGRDLARTLALARRTSRKEPLPRVSQLPPAQQVAAEERHVRESFAFAARTRLLAG from the coding sequence ATGTACCCGACACGTAGAGCGTTCCTGGCTACCGGACTGACACCAGCAGTATCACTAGCCGACGAGCCACCGCCTGCGGCTACGAACCTCGGCTTGCTGCTTTACTCCTACGGCATTCGAGCGCGTGCTGAAGGCGCTGGGTTCACCGACCCGGCGAGCTTCATCACACTGGCTCGCGAGCGGGGCGCGAGTGCGGTGCAGGTGCCGCTCGGTCGGCGGACGGAAGCCGCCGCAGCTTTGATCCGTCGGGCCGCCGAGGCGGCCGGCGTGGCGGTCGAGGGAATCGTGAGCCCGCCCCCGGACACGGGCGCCGGGCGAGACCAGTTCGCGGCCGAGTTGGGGACTGCCCGCGCCTGTGGGGCGGAAGTCGTCCGCACGGTCTTGATGGCGGGCCGCCGCTACGAGCTGTTCTCACGGGCCGACGAGTACGCTGCGTTCGCCCGGACCGCAAAGGCGACGCTGGAACGGGCCGAGCCGGTCGCTCGCAGCGCCGGCGTCAAGCTGGCCGTCGAGAATCACAAGGACTTCCGCACGGACGAACTGCTCGACCTGTTGCGAGGTCTGGCGAGTCCGTGGGTCGGTGTGTGTGTCGACACCGGCAACAACCTCGCGCTGCTCGAGGACCCCGCCGCCACGGTCGCCGCCCTGGCGCCGCTCGCGTTTACTGTTCACTTGAAGGACATGGGATTGGAAGAGTACGCCGACGGCTTCCGCCTCGCGGAGGTGCCGCTGGGGCAGGGCGTACTCGACCTGCCCGCCGTCGTCGCCGCCCTGCGCAAGGGGAACCCGCGCGTCCGGTTCCAACTCGAAATGATCACGCGCGACCCCCTCCTCGTTCCGTGCCTGACCGATCGCTACTGGGCGACGCTCGGTCGCGTCCCCGGCCGCGACCTGGCGCGAACGCTGGCGCTCGCTCGCCGCACTTCCCGCAAGGAACCGCTCCCGCGCGTCTCGCAACTGCCGCCGGCTCAGCAGGTGGCCGCGGAGGAGCGACACGTGCGCGAGTCGTTCGCGTTCGCGGCCCGCACGCGGCTTCTGGCCGGGTGA
- a CDS encoding MlaD family protein: MAEQKMRMRLGLFVGATLVVLAVLVVLFGKAPQLFATKLNYTVLFPEAPGLTQGTPIRKSGVRIGEVKQIDLDAATGEVRVHITVDPKHPPRTNEAPTITRGLLNGDTALDFLPKLDTAGQPLPRGDDIPPGSEIAGVPPITPRSLLTPASGVLSSAQQSLDRVVASFEKIERVAPQLEKTLREYELLGRDVRAFIPEVQKTNKAIQDFVGGAENPAPPPGAISALGPPIDRAEADNLRNTLRDIRSLVATVRPAVDELRGSVKRIEPDVAGAAKAAREALESVNQVLSPENQKEVTALLKNLNAIGLNILKVSGGLQAVLDETEKTIRNFDTRTSAVPDAITELRGVVRPFAARSEALTKDVAETAASLNAVLTDVRGVVQAFARENGTAQRLLTDPTLFNNVDAAAASLARVLARAERIAGDLEVFADKVARRPELIGVGGAVRPSSGLKDSPFAPTPVPPGLPAYRPDWPPAVPATRPAPDGGRGPVQGYRP; encoded by the coding sequence GTGGCAGAGCAGAAGATGCGGATGCGGCTCGGGCTGTTCGTCGGGGCGACGCTCGTCGTCCTCGCGGTGCTCGTCGTGTTGTTCGGGAAGGCGCCGCAGCTGTTCGCCACGAAGCTGAACTACACCGTGCTGTTCCCCGAGGCGCCCGGCCTGACGCAGGGCACGCCCATCCGCAAGTCCGGCGTCCGGATTGGCGAGGTGAAGCAGATCGACCTCGACGCCGCCACCGGCGAGGTGCGGGTGCACATCACCGTGGACCCGAAGCACCCGCCGCGGACGAACGAGGCGCCGACCATCACCCGCGGCCTCCTCAACGGCGACACCGCCCTCGACTTCCTCCCGAAGCTCGACACCGCCGGCCAGCCGCTGCCGCGCGGCGACGACATCCCTCCCGGTAGCGAGATCGCCGGCGTGCCGCCCATCACCCCCCGCAGCCTGCTGACTCCGGCGTCCGGCGTGCTGTCGTCGGCTCAGCAGTCACTCGACCGCGTCGTCGCGTCGTTCGAGAAGATCGAGCGGGTCGCCCCGCAGCTCGAAAAGACGTTGCGAGAGTACGAACTCCTCGGCCGGGACGTGCGCGCCTTCATCCCCGAGGTGCAGAAGACCAACAAGGCGATTCAGGACTTCGTCGGCGGTGCCGAGAACCCGGCGCCCCCGCCGGGCGCCATCTCTGCGCTCGGCCCGCCGATCGACAGGGCTGAGGCGGACAACCTGCGTAACACACTCCGCGACATCCGGTCACTCGTCGCCACCGTCCGCCCCGCGGTGGACGAACTCCGCGGCAGCGTGAAGCGGATTGAGCCCGACGTGGCCGGTGCCGCCAAGGCGGCGCGGGAGGCGCTGGAGTCGGTCAATCAGGTGCTTTCGCCCGAGAACCAAAAGGAAGTGACGGCCCTCCTGAAGAACCTGAATGCCATCGGGCTGAACATCCTGAAAGTGTCCGGCGGGCTGCAAGCCGTGTTGGACGAGACGGAAAAGACGATCCGGAACTTCGACACTCGCACGTCTGCGGTGCCGGACGCGATTACCGAGCTGCGCGGGGTCGTCCGGCCGTTCGCGGCGCGGTCGGAGGCATTGACGAAGGACGTCGCCGAGACGGCGGCGTCGCTCAACGCGGTACTGACCGACGTGCGGGGCGTGGTGCAGGCATTCGCCCGCGAGAACGGCACGGCGCAACGACTGCTGACCGACCCGACGCTGTTCAACAACGTCGACGCGGCCGCGGCGTCACTGGCCCGGGTGCTGGCACGGGCGGAGCGGATCGCCGGCGACCTGGAGGTGTTCGCCGACAAAGTAGCACGTCGCCCCGAGTTGATCGGCGTGGGTGGCGCGGTCCGCCCGAGCAGCGGGCTCAAGGACTCGCCGTTCGCACCCACGCCGGTGCCGCCCGGGCTGCCGGCCTACCGCCCCGACTGGCCGCCCGCGGTGCCCGCGACCCGCCCGGCGCCGGACGGCGGCCGCGGTCCGGTGCAGGGCTACCGTCCCTGA
- a CDS encoding sensor histidine kinase, protein MRSIRRSLLGYFLLLLAVALGLIAAFVDRYAVGAVRAREESESNRITAAFDARKLEAQAKFDAELVQEARSLAGELNRTFFKAWGRFRPPDQPRPGGKGPPEPKSPPELKGIEPRPSFPGKAPDEDGREYLRRVTALMLQPPAAGNWLPTAEAASATHRAWSPGWISFASPRTATRVQIPEMLHRPFVEGGDHTGYYQFHVVADYPGRPWQAIGTVRPARLHHDLPLDLARVEDSERELLPADEVRVEGQGVFRRAVVWTAVTPQGSRPLLIPVWHENQSYSSGAGARATSFFYPPIGPSPRAFRPDFWLRVFVHAARPQAELDSRFVAAAAERDQEIVRVHSESREELTKLRTRLAAIAVGSFLALVIGGWFIVARGLAPVRTLSDAVSRVSEKDFALPVSSAALSVELAPIHARLTQTLDQLRAAFAREKDAVADISHELRTPIASLLATIDVTLRKSRTPEQYRATLEDCRGIAKQLGQLVERIMTLASLDAGTARGAVSRVDATELAGSCAVVIRPLAEAHGLSFTLSAVGPAELDTDPDRLREVLMNLLHNAVEYNRAGGRVELAVRADAGRVVFEVRDTGIGMTDEVRAKIFERFYRADASRTATGVHAGLGLAIVKEYVERLGGAIEVESTPGEGSVFRATFPAAAGQPESLAPPPDAARPEPRVRSRPTPAAS, encoded by the coding sequence ATGCGTTCCATCCGCCGGTCGCTCCTCGGCTACTTCCTCCTGCTGCTCGCCGTGGCCCTCGGGCTGATCGCGGCGTTCGTGGACCGCTACGCCGTGGGGGCCGTCCGCGCCCGCGAGGAGTCGGAGTCGAACCGGATCACCGCGGCGTTCGACGCCCGCAAACTCGAAGCCCAAGCCAAGTTCGACGCGGAACTCGTGCAGGAGGCCCGGAGCCTGGCCGGGGAACTGAACCGCACGTTCTTCAAGGCCTGGGGCCGGTTCCGCCCGCCCGACCAACCGCGGCCAGGGGGGAAGGGCCCGCCGGAGCCGAAGTCTCCACCCGAGCTGAAGGGCATCGAACCCCGCCCGAGTTTCCCGGGTAAGGCGCCCGACGAGGACGGCCGCGAGTACCTCCGTCGTGTGACCGCCCTGATGCTGCAACCGCCCGCAGCCGGGAACTGGCTGCCGACCGCGGAGGCGGCGTCCGCGACCCACAGGGCGTGGAGCCCGGGATGGATTTCGTTCGCCTCGCCGCGCACGGCGACGCGGGTGCAGATACCCGAGATGCTGCACCGGCCGTTCGTGGAGGGCGGCGATCACACGGGCTACTACCAGTTCCACGTCGTTGCCGACTACCCCGGCCGGCCCTGGCAGGCGATCGGCACGGTCCGCCCGGCTCGCCTCCACCACGACCTGCCGCTCGACCTGGCGCGCGTGGAGGACTCCGAACGTGAACTTCTCCCCGCCGACGAAGTTCGTGTCGAGGGTCAGGGGGTATTCCGGCGGGCCGTCGTGTGGACCGCGGTCACTCCGCAGGGGTCACGACCGCTGCTCATTCCCGTATGGCACGAGAATCAGTCGTACTCCTCAGGCGCGGGGGCGCGTGCGACCTCGTTCTTCTACCCCCCGATCGGCCCGAGCCCGCGGGCCTTCCGCCCCGACTTCTGGCTCCGCGTCTTCGTCCATGCCGCGCGGCCGCAGGCGGAACTCGACAGCCGGTTCGTCGCCGCGGCCGCCGAGCGGGACCAGGAAATCGTGCGCGTCCACTCCGAGTCGCGGGAGGAACTGACCAAGCTCCGCACCCGCCTCGCCGCCATCGCCGTCGGGTCGTTCCTGGCGCTCGTCATCGGCGGGTGGTTCATTGTCGCCCGCGGGCTCGCCCCGGTGCGGACACTGTCGGACGCCGTCAGTCGCGTCTCGGAGAAGGACTTCGCCCTCCCCGTCTCGTCGGCGGCGCTGTCGGTCGAACTCGCCCCGATCCACGCCCGACTGACCCAGACCCTCGACCAACTGCGGGCCGCATTCGCCCGGGAGAAGGATGCCGTGGCCGACATCTCCCACGAACTCCGCACGCCGATCGCGTCGCTCCTCGCCACCATCGACGTGACCCTGCGGAAGTCGCGCACCCCGGAGCAGTACCGGGCCACGCTCGAAGACTGCCGCGGCATCGCCAAACAACTCGGCCAACTCGTCGAGCGGATCATGACGCTCGCCAGCCTCGACGCCGGCACCGCGCGCGGTGCCGTCAGCCGGGTGGACGCGACCGAACTCGCCGGCAGTTGTGCCGTCGTCATCCGCCCGTTGGCAGAGGCCCACGGGCTGTCGTTCACGCTGTCCGCGGTCGGCCCTGCTGAGCTCGACACCGACCCCGACCGGCTTCGTGAAGTGCTGATGAACCTGCTGCACAACGCGGTCGAGTACAACCGCGCGGGCGGCCGCGTCGAACTGGCGGTCCGGGCGGACGCGGGGCGGGTTGTGTTCGAAGTGCGCGACACCGGCATCGGCATGACCGACGAGGTGCGGGCCAAGATTTTCGAGCGGTTTTACCGGGCCGACGCCTCCCGCACCGCGACCGGCGTCCACGCCGGGCTCGGGCTGGCGATCGTCAAGGAGTACGTCGAGCGGCTCGGCGGTGCGATCGAGGTTGAGAGCACCCCCGGCGAGGGCTCGGTGTTCCGTGCCACATTCCCTGCGGCGGCCGGACAACCGGAATCCCTCGCCCCGCCCCCCGACGCCGCGCGCCCGGAACCCCGGGTGCGGTCCCGCCCCACGCCCGCCGCGTCCTGA
- a CDS encoding ABC transporter ATP-binding protein: MADPLIRLRGVSVRFGRHAVLRDLSLSVEPHQTVCVIGESGCGKTVTLKLLVGLLKPTTGDVLFENRSVSDLGESELTKMRLRMGFLFQQAALFDSLTVFENVAFGLRAKGGYAEADIRSRVRDRLTEVGLTEAAEPKMPAELSGGMRKRVGLARALALDPDVMLYDEPTTGLDPIMTDVINELILRTRSRRPVTSIVVTHELRTVHKVADRVVMLEPVGRLKADEPQVLYDGPPAGLATATDPRVREFVEGDAARRIGAEE, from the coding sequence GTGGCCGACCCGCTCATCCGACTCCGCGGCGTGTCCGTCCGGTTCGGCCGGCACGCGGTGCTGCGCGACCTGAGCCTGTCGGTCGAGCCACATCAGACCGTGTGCGTGATCGGCGAGAGCGGCTGCGGTAAGACGGTGACTTTGAAGCTCCTGGTCGGCCTGCTGAAGCCGACCACCGGCGACGTGCTGTTCGAGAACCGCAGCGTGTCGGACCTTGGCGAGTCCGAGCTGACGAAGATGCGGCTGCGGATGGGCTTCCTGTTCCAGCAGGCGGCCCTGTTCGACAGCCTGACGGTGTTCGAAAACGTGGCGTTCGGCCTCCGCGCGAAGGGCGGGTACGCCGAGGCCGACATCCGCAGTCGGGTGCGAGACCGGCTGACCGAAGTGGGGCTCACCGAGGCCGCCGAGCCGAAGATGCCGGCCGAACTGTCCGGCGGGATGCGGAAGCGCGTCGGCCTGGCGCGGGCGCTGGCCCTCGACCCGGACGTGATGCTGTACGACGAGCCGACCACCGGCCTCGACCCGATCATGACGGACGTGATCAACGAACTCATCCTCCGCACCCGGAGCCGCCGGCCGGTGACGAGCATCGTCGTGACGCACGAGCTGCGGACGGTCCACAAGGTGGCCGACCGCGTGGTGATGCTGGAGCCCGTCGGCCGGCTGAAGGCGGACGAGCCGCAGGTGCTGTACGACGGCCCCCCGGCGGGGCTGGCGACCGCGACCGACCCGCGTGTTCGTGAGTTCGTGGAGGGCGACGCCGCCCGTCGGATCGGCGCGGAGGAGTAG
- a CDS encoding response regulator transcription factor, with protein MRVLLVEDNSSLVRAFRQGLEEEGFAVDVATDGEEADVKARTTGYDVVVLDIMLPKVDGLTLLKRWRTDGIKTHVLLLTARGTVSDKVTGLDTGADDYLTKPVDFDELCARVRALIRRGHQQKDPVLRCYDMEIDTAARTVRRAGQVIHLTPREYALLEFLAFHRGKVVTRSMIWEHLYDEYDENTSNVVDVYIRYLRNKIDKGFDPALILTRWGEGYMLRGDDDPPAPPAAKKG; from the coding sequence GTGCGCGTGTTACTCGTCGAGGACAATTCCTCACTCGTCCGCGCCTTTCGTCAAGGGCTCGAAGAGGAAGGCTTCGCCGTCGACGTGGCCACCGACGGCGAAGAGGCCGACGTGAAGGCCCGCACCACCGGGTACGACGTGGTCGTGCTCGACATCATGCTGCCGAAGGTGGACGGGCTGACGCTGCTGAAGAGGTGGCGGACCGACGGTATCAAGACCCACGTCCTGTTGCTCACCGCCCGCGGCACCGTGTCGGACAAGGTGACCGGCCTCGACACCGGGGCCGATGATTACCTGACAAAGCCGGTGGACTTCGACGAACTGTGCGCCCGCGTCCGCGCCCTGATCCGCCGCGGGCACCAGCAGAAGGACCCCGTGCTGCGCTGCTACGACATGGAGATCGACACCGCGGCCCGCACCGTCCGCCGGGCCGGGCAGGTGATCCACCTGACGCCGCGCGAGTACGCCTTGCTGGAGTTCCTGGCCTTCCACCGCGGCAAGGTCGTGACCCGCAGCATGATCTGGGAGCACCTGTACGACGAGTACGACGAGAACACGTCGAACGTGGTGGACGTGTACATCCGCTACCTGCGGAACAAGATCGACAAGGGCTTCGACCCCGCACTGATCCTGACGCGGTGGGGCGAAGGCTACATGCTCCGCGGCGACGACGACCCGCCGGCCCCGCCGGCCGCGAAAAAGGGGTGA
- the gyrA gene encoding DNA gyrase subunit A: protein MADDTPPPPAPGGPAEASGAPIPLLDIVDELRDSYLTYAQSVIVSRALPDVRDGLKPSQRRILVAMNDLGLGPTAATSKCAGIIGETMKRYHPHGDASIYDALVRLAQDWVLRYRLIHGQGNFGSIAGLPPAAHRYTEAKLSPVAAELLDDLDHETVDFVDNYDGKYREPLVLPARFPNLLVNGADGIAVGMATHIPPHNLREVCAALVRLIEDPDTTLGDLIQLVPGPDFPTGGIVMGRQGIVDAYARGRGKITLRARVDIVEEGKGKSPSILIREVPFQVSRIKLQEVIAELVKEERIAGISGVRDESSARTGEPVRIVIELKRGADPHLVLNQLYQFSPLQDTVSIILLAIVDGRPQLLTLKEMMQKFLDHRVQVIRRRTEYLLREAKRRGHVLEGQLIAIADIDEVIRICRTSPNRSEAKLRLQQMEVPAALMERAIGAEAFGGLQRELGAQAVYRMTELQAEAVVRLQLGQLAALESEEILKEYTHLREQIRGFETLLGDDANVRKVIRDDLEHIGSRFGDARKTEISGDAADVSMEDLIEDEQVVVSVSHQGFVKRMPVGEYRVQHRGGKGVQGGLRDDDFVEHFFTAATKDYLLCFTDKGQLYWLKVWQVPQAARTSPGRSIANVLSLKPEEKLSGIVAVREFVEGAFLLTATRKGLVKKSKLTDYSRPRAGGIIGMGLDDDDKLIGVGLTKAGDEVVLSSRNGMAIRFSEANIRATGRGTYGVKGINLVGDDELVGMTVADPDGFLLTVCELGYGKRTPFGANTADAADGDDDAGPEPTETEPEEGTETEGGEDRSSMRYRRQRRGGKGLRDVKVTAKNGKVVGVSSVRDGDEVILITVGGMVTRCKVDTIRLVGRNTQGVRVMNLNEGDKLATLAKVAPETVEPAGTAVEPA from the coding sequence TTGGCCGACGACACCCCACCGCCGCCCGCCCCCGGCGGCCCGGCCGAGGCGAGCGGGGCTCCCATCCCGCTACTCGACATCGTGGACGAGTTGCGCGACAGCTACCTCACTTACGCCCAATCGGTCATCGTGTCCCGGGCATTGCCGGACGTCCGCGACGGCCTCAAGCCGTCGCAGCGCCGCATCCTCGTGGCGATGAACGACCTCGGCCTCGGCCCCACCGCCGCGACGAGCAAGTGCGCCGGGATTATCGGCGAGACGATGAAGCGCTACCACCCGCACGGCGACGCGTCGATCTACGACGCGCTCGTGCGACTCGCCCAGGACTGGGTTCTCCGCTACCGCCTCATCCACGGGCAGGGCAACTTCGGCTCGATCGCCGGCCTGCCGCCCGCCGCCCACCGGTACACCGAGGCCAAGCTCTCGCCCGTCGCGGCCGAGTTGCTCGACGACCTCGACCACGAGACGGTCGATTTCGTCGACAACTACGACGGCAAGTACCGCGAACCGCTCGTGCTACCGGCGCGGTTCCCGAACCTGCTAGTGAACGGTGCGGACGGCATCGCCGTGGGCATGGCCACGCACATCCCGCCGCACAACCTCAGGGAGGTGTGCGCGGCGCTGGTTCGGCTCATCGAAGACCCCGACACCACCCTCGGCGACCTGATCCAACTCGTGCCCGGCCCGGACTTCCCGACCGGCGGCATCGTGATGGGTCGGCAGGGGATCGTGGACGCCTACGCCCGCGGCCGCGGCAAGATCACCCTGCGGGCGCGGGTGGACATCGTCGAGGAGGGCAAGGGGAAGTCGCCGAGCATCCTCATTCGCGAGGTGCCGTTCCAGGTCAGCCGGATCAAGCTCCAGGAGGTCATCGCGGAACTGGTGAAGGAGGAGCGGATCGCCGGCATCAGCGGCGTGCGCGACGAGTCGAGCGCCCGCACCGGCGAGCCGGTCCGCATCGTCATAGAGTTGAAGCGCGGGGCCGACCCGCATCTAGTGTTGAACCAGCTCTACCAGTTCAGCCCGCTGCAGGACACGGTCAGCATCATCCTGCTGGCGATCGTCGACGGCCGGCCGCAGTTGCTGACGCTCAAGGAGATGATGCAGAAATTCCTGGACCACCGCGTCCAGGTGATTCGGCGGCGGACGGAGTACCTGCTGCGGGAGGCGAAGCGGCGCGGGCACGTCCTCGAAGGCCAGCTCATCGCCATCGCCGACATCGACGAGGTGATCCGCATCTGCCGCACGTCGCCGAACCGGTCCGAGGCCAAGCTGCGGTTGCAACAGATGGAAGTGCCTGCGGCGTTGATGGAGCGGGCCATCGGGGCCGAGGCGTTCGGCGGGTTACAACGCGAGTTGGGGGCGCAGGCGGTGTACCGCATGACGGAGCTACAGGCCGAGGCCGTGGTGCGGCTGCAGCTCGGCCAACTTGCGGCGCTGGAGAGCGAGGAGATTCTGAAGGAGTACACCCACCTCCGCGAGCAGATTCGAGGCTTCGAGACGCTCCTGGGCGACGACGCGAACGTCCGCAAGGTCATCCGGGACGACCTGGAGCACATCGGCAGCCGGTTCGGCGACGCCCGCAAGACGGAGATCAGCGGCGACGCGGCGGACGTGTCGATGGAAGACCTGATCGAGGACGAGCAGGTGGTCGTGAGCGTCAGCCACCAGGGGTTCGTGAAGCGGATGCCGGTGGGCGAGTACCGGGTGCAGCACCGCGGCGGCAAGGGCGTCCAGGGCGGCCTGCGTGACGACGACTTCGTCGAGCACTTCTTCACCGCCGCGACGAAGGATTACCTCCTCTGCTTCACCGACAAGGGGCAGCTGTACTGGCTCAAGGTGTGGCAGGTGCCGCAGGCCGCGCGCACCTCGCCGGGCCGGTCCATCGCCAACGTGCTGTCGCTGAAGCCGGAGGAGAAACTGTCGGGCATCGTCGCGGTGCGGGAGTTCGTCGAGGGGGCGTTCCTGCTAACGGCCACCCGCAAGGGGCTCGTGAAAAAGTCGAAGCTGACCGACTACAGCCGGCCGCGCGCCGGCGGGATCATCGGCATGGGCCTGGACGACGACGACAAGTTGATCGGCGTCGGCCTGACGAAGGCCGGCGACGAGGTGGTGCTGAGCAGCCGCAACGGCATGGCCATCCGCTTCTCCGAGGCGAACATCCGCGCCACGGGCCGCGGCACGTACGGGGTGAAGGGGATCAACCTGGTCGGCGACGACGAGCTGGTCGGCATGACGGTCGCCGACCCGGACGGCTTCCTGCTGACGGTGTGCGAGCTGGGCTACGGGAAGCGAACGCCGTTCGGCGCGAACACGGCCGACGCCGCGGACGGCGACGACGACGCCGGGCCGGAGCCGACGGAGACCGAGCCCGAGGAGGGGACCGAGACGGAGGGCGGCGAGGACCGGTCGTCGATGCGCTACCGCCGCCAGCGCCGCGGCGGCAAGGGGCTCCGCGACGTGAAGGTGACGGCGAAGAACGGCAAGGTGGTCGGCGTGTCGTCCGTCCGCGACGGCGACGAGGTGATCCTCATCACCGTGGGCGGCATGGTGACGCGGTGCAAGGTGGACACGATCCGCCTGGTGGGCCGCAACACCCAGGGCGTGCGGGTCATGAACCTGAACGAGGGGGACAAGCTCGCCACGCTGGCGAAGGTCGCCCCCGAAACGGTGGAGCCGGCCGGGACCGCGGTCGAGCCGGCGTAG